The sequence TTACTTGAACAAGCAAAGCAGCATCTTTCTGAACCCATGGTACACGATCTGATTCTTTGGGTACAGCAGCATCTTAAAGATGTCATTAAGCAATCAGCAACAGTTTGCAATGAAAAAACTACTTTgtcaaaagaaacagaagatggTATCTGGATGCTCCTTTTGCATTTAGATCACATGAGAGCAAAGGCAAAATATGtgaaaactgtggaaaaatGGGCTTCACATCTAAGGCTGACTGGAAGACTGATGTTCATGGGCAAGATAATATTGATTCTTCTTCAGGGTGACAGGAGCAGCATTAAGGTGCAGGAACAATGAATGTTGACTAGTTCTATCGATTTACCACTGAAACCTCAGTGTCTGAAtattctgtgtgtgtttttctaaGATTAACAATTTTGGAGGCAAATTGATCATTATGAGAGTAGGAAGACCCAGCAACTTTATTgtgtatttaagaaaaagaaggtGTTCTATTCTGTTTACAGTGATACCTGTAGACCTGTGGCCTGTATTGCTTTGCTTCCACTGGAATTATACCCCCATATCCCTTTGTTTCCTAACCTTTAATATGGCTAGATTCCGTTTCCTGTATTTCCCAAATGCCccagaaagtggaaaaaatttTGGTGAGGAATTAATAACAGACATATTTCTAACTCATTGCTAACTGTCTCTTTCCTTGACTTAAAACCACACGGCGCTGCTAGTGCATGCCTGGGCTTTAAATTCTTGTCTGTGCGTACAAAGTCCCACTGCCTTAGGTGGGTTTTTGTGGTGATGTTGGAGGAGAATGTTTTGGCTTTTCTAACTCATCTTCTTTTTAATCAGTTAGGCCTATTTAACTTTAAACTGATGAATAGAAGCAGTTGTGCAATTTTTGGGATGGGCACTTTCAAAGTTTGATTGCTATGTTGTGACAAAAAGACTGCACTTGGAGTGAACTTTTGCATTTTACTAAACTTTGGAAATACTAGGtaacatttaatattttgggattttttccctgtcaTTTAGGAGTACTTGATTCTTCAGAAAACTTCTAAGGTAGATGTGGACTCAAgtggaaagaaatgcaaagagaaaatgatgaGAGTACTGTGTGAGACAGAAGTAGAGTCACAGCATAAAAGGTATAATTTAGTACTGTTGTGGATAGAAAAGTAACAGAATCGATAATTACATTCTGACAAATGCAGGCATATTCATGAGTTTCCCTTTTACAATGTAGGTTCCAGACGTTTGAAGTCAAAGAATATTCAGCACCAGAGGAGCTACAAAAGGAATTTGAAACTGCAGGACTTACAGCTCTTTTCTCTGAGTTTGTGCCTCctctcttaaaataaaactaaaagcaaCCACTGGACCTTTGACCAAAGCAGTAGTTGACTGCAGATTCTGATGAATGATAAAAGGACTAATGTGGCAAAACAATGTTGAAGCTTTTCTACAAAAAATACCAGTAGCAGTCATCCTTTTGCAAGAAGAAAGCAATTAATACATCAAGAACTGATAATTTTTTGACAGTTATGTATTAATAACTTTTTCCGAACAATGTAATGTTGCTTGTGATAATTGCATGGTAAGCATGGGACTGAGAGGAagtaatgttaaaaaaatagtCTTCTAGCCAGACTCTGTTTTATAGTCCCTGTTTTTTGATGTCTTATTTCTTTCACTCTCATGGTAGAATTTGTCGTTAATGGCATGTTAGAGAGCATGattaattttgctttggaaGACTGAAAATACTTCCATAAAAAAACATAGTGGACACACATATGAATATGTGAGGACAGCATATACTTAATATCCCTTAGGAGTTAATCTGCTAATTTTTTGTTC comes from Ficedula albicollis isolate OC2 chromosome 8, FicAlb1.5, whole genome shotgun sequence and encodes:
- the RWDD3 gene encoding RWD domain-containing protein 3, whose translation is MSELAREELSALAAIYCEPGACELLAASETHGISFRIQISVKELLDTDVLLKLLFHLPVSYPSTLPDISVTSDQLTRAQCMDVKEKLLEQAKQHLSEPMVHDLILWVQQHLKDVIKQSATVCNEKTTLSKETEDGIWMLLLHLDHMRAKAKYVKTVEKWASHLRLTGRLMFMGKIILILLQGDRSSIKEYLILQKTSKVDVDSSGKKCKEKMMRVLCETEVESQHKRFQTFEVKEYSAPEELQKEFETAGLTALFSEFVPPLLK